The following proteins are co-located in the Numida meleagris isolate 19003 breed g44 Domestic line chromosome 8, NumMel1.0, whole genome shotgun sequence genome:
- the CYSLTR1 gene encoding cysteinyl leukotriene receptor 1, whose translation MTTLPNNSLCQHAIDDFRNRVYSTLYSMISIMGFVGNGVVLFVLIRTFRQRTAFQVYMLNLAVSDFLCVCTLPLRVVYYVHQGNWFFSDILCRLSSYALYVNLYCSIFFMTAMSFFRCIAIVFPVQNMSLVTERKAKIVCVGIWIFVTLTSTPFLQNGTYQHGNKTKCFEPPEDAQKTKVIVALDFIALFLGFILPFIIITICYTMIIRTLLKNSLKKNQANRKKAVWMIIIVTATFLVSFTPYHVLRTVHLHVLRLRRASCEDTAFLQKSVVVTLPLAAANCCFDPLLYFFSGGNFRKRLTTFRKASSSSITQAFRKKFSLKERDDEPFGESHKENGSAPVVAS comes from the coding sequence ATGACCACGCTCCCCAACAACTCACTGTGCCAACACGCCATCGATGACTTCCGAAACCGCGTGTACTCCACGCTGTACTCCATGATCAGCATCATGGGCTTTGTTGGCAACGGCGTCGTGCTGTTTGTGCTCATCAGGACGTTCCGGCAGCGCACGGCCTTCCAGGTGTACATGCTCAACCTGGCCGTGTCCGACTTCCTCTGCGTGTGCACGCTGCCGCTGCGCGTGGTCTACTACGTCCACCAAGGGAACTGGTTCTTCAGCGACATCCTGTGCAGGCTCAGCTCCTACGCCTTGTACGTCAACCTCTactgcagcattttcttcatgACTGCCATGAGCTTCTTCCGCTGCATAGCCATCGTTTTTCCGGTTCAGAACATGAGTTTGGTCACGGAGAGGAAGGCTAAAATCGTGTGCGTCGGGATCTGGATTTTTGTTACCTTGACAAGCActccttttctgcagaatgGGACTTATCAACACGgcaacaagaccaagtgcttCGAACCCCCAGAAGACGCCCAGAAGACCAAAGTGATCGTGGCCCTGGATTTTATTGCCCTCTTCTTGGGTTTCATCCTTCCCTTTATCATCATAACCATCTGCTACACCATGATCATAAGGACCCTCCTGAAGAACTCCCTGAAGAAGAACCAGGCCAACCGCAAGAAGGCCGTCTGGATGATCATCATCGTGACGGCCACCTTCCTGGTGAGCTTCACCCCGTACCACGTCCTGCGCACCGTGCACCTGCACGTGCTGCGGCTGCGGCGCGCCAGCTGCGAGGACACGGCCTTCCTGCAGAAGTCGGTGGTGGTGACGCTGCCGCTGGCCGCCGCCAACTGCTGCTTCGACCCCTTGCTCTACTTCTTCTCGGGGGGCAACTTTCGGAAGAGGCTGACCACCTTCAGGAAGGCTTCCTCCTCCAGCATCACGCAAGCCTTCAGGAAAAAGTTCTCCCTGAAGGAGAGAGACGATGAACCCTTTGGGGAAAGCCATAAGGAGAACGGGAGTGCCCCCGTGGTGGCTTCATAA